A part of Gracilimonas sp. genomic DNA contains:
- a CDS encoding sodium/proline symporter, whose protein sequence is MEFHPVDELNTISIDGSGYVIAAFIGYLIILFGIGIYSARFSSEGISEFFIGGRKMNRLVVALSAVVSGRSAWLLLGVTGMAYAQGASALWAAVGYIVVEWFLFMYYARRLRQFSERYDCITVPDFFAERFDDKSGSLRITLVVIFLVFMVSYVSSQFVAGGKAFASSFGITQNMGVFLSAAIILLYTVLGGFMAVSLTDTIQAFFMIIALVFLPIIAIYDMGGWSVVMNELRLQDTAFVDPTALGFGAFIGFIGIGLGSPGNPHILSRYMSIDDAKQLKYAAVVGTIWNVLMAGGAILIGLVGRAYFPEVDMLPASDTENLYPLLAQNQLHPILFGVVIASIFAAIMSTADSQLLVAASSVVRDIYDKLLKKDEEIPQKKLVLYSRIVVVLLVAISLVFGLVAQNIVFWLVLFAWAGLGASIGPTSILALYWKKTTKAGVIAGLLTGTAVTIIWYFVPVLKNNLYELIPAFTLSLLATWGVSKITQTPEKLEEHFEEMTKE, encoded by the coding sequence TTGGAATTTCACCCTGTGGATGAACTAAATACCATATCGATTGATGGAAGTGGCTATGTTATCGCTGCTTTCATTGGCTACCTGATTATCCTTTTCGGGATTGGAATATATTCGGCCCGTTTTTCATCTGAAGGAATTTCCGAATTCTTTATTGGCGGACGGAAAATGAACCGGTTAGTTGTGGCTCTTTCCGCCGTTGTTTCGGGCCGAAGTGCCTGGTTGTTACTCGGAGTTACTGGGATGGCTTATGCGCAGGGTGCTTCTGCTCTTTGGGCTGCCGTTGGATACATCGTGGTAGAGTGGTTTCTGTTCATGTATTATGCCAGGCGGCTCCGGCAATTTTCAGAACGCTACGACTGTATCACCGTTCCTGACTTTTTTGCCGAACGCTTTGATGATAAATCCGGCTCTCTCCGGATTACTCTGGTTGTCATCTTCCTTGTTTTTATGGTGAGTTATGTCTCTTCTCAATTTGTAGCGGGAGGAAAGGCTTTCGCTTCCAGCTTTGGCATCACTCAAAATATGGGTGTATTCTTATCGGCAGCCATTATTTTGCTATACACCGTTCTGGGTGGATTTATGGCCGTAAGCCTGACTGACACCATCCAGGCTTTTTTCATGATTATAGCCCTCGTCTTTCTGCCCATTATTGCAATTTATGATATGGGAGGGTGGAGCGTGGTCATGAACGAACTTCGCCTGCAGGATACCGCTTTTGTTGATCCAACTGCTCTTGGCTTCGGAGCCTTTATTGGATTCATTGGTATTGGACTTGGTTCTCCCGGTAATCCTCATATCCTGTCCCGGTATATGTCGATTGATGACGCCAAACAGCTTAAATATGCAGCGGTAGTCGGAACTATCTGGAATGTGTTGATGGCCGGAGGTGCCATTTTAATTGGCCTCGTTGGGCGGGCTTACTTCCCAGAAGTGGATATGCTTCCCGCATCCGACACCGAAAACCTGTATCCGCTGCTAGCTCAGAATCAGCTTCATCCCATTTTATTTGGAGTAGTAATTGCTTCAATTTTTGCCGCAATTATGTCCACCGCCGATTCACAACTATTGGTGGCTGCCTCCAGTGTGGTTCGGGATATTTATGACAAACTGCTTAAAAAAGACGAGGAGATTCCCCAGAAAAAGCTGGTCTTGTACAGCCGCATAGTGGTCGTGCTATTAGTGGCTATTTCTTTGGTCTTCGGACTCGTTGCTCAAAACATTGTGTTCTGGCTGGTGCTGTTTGCATGGGCAGGATTAGGCGCATCCATTGGCCCGACTTCCATTTTAGCCCTTTACTGGAAAAAGACCACCAAGGCAGGCGTAATTGCCGGCCTTCTCACCGGAACAGCCGTTACTATAATCTGGTATTTTGTGCCTGTTTTGAAGAACAATCTCTATGAATTGATTCCAGCGTTTACTCTGAGTTTACTGGCCACCTGGGGCGTCAGCAAAATCACCCAAACCCCGGAAAAGCTGGAAGAGCATTTTGAAGAGATGACGAAGGAGTAA
- a CDS encoding trimeric intracellular cation channel family protein: protein MDLIYLLDLIGTFVFAISGIRIASRTNMDVFGASVVGFVTAIGGGTVRDLLLDSHPITWMADMTYPLVILAAVPFTFLMGKRLNNYSKTIFIFDTIGIALFTIIGMEKALSFGLNPFMAGMMGMISAVVGGVTRDVLCREVPLIFRKEIYATACLAGAVIFYLGLELSFPENLNYLITTAVIITIRTVSIKWNLSLPKMKKV, encoded by the coding sequence ATGGATCTTATCTACCTCTTAGACCTCATCGGTACTTTCGTCTTTGCCATAAGCGGCATTCGGATAGCTTCCCGAACCAATATGGATGTGTTTGGTGCTTCTGTGGTGGGCTTTGTAACTGCGATTGGAGGCGGAACCGTCCGGGATTTGCTGCTCGACAGTCACCCTATTACCTGGATGGCCGATATGACGTACCCATTGGTGATTCTGGCTGCCGTACCCTTCACTTTTCTGATGGGCAAAAGACTGAATAACTACAGCAAAACTATTTTCATCTTTGATACGATCGGGATTGCTTTGTTTACCATTATAGGGATGGAAAAGGCGCTTTCGTTTGGGTTGAACCCGTTCATGGCCGGAATGATGGGCATGATTTCAGCGGTGGTTGGCGGGGTTACACGAGATGTTCTCTGCCGGGAAGTCCCACTTATCTTCCGCAAAGAGATTTATGCCACCGCCTGCCTTGCCGGAGCAGTGATCTTTTATTTGGGACTTGAACTTAGTTTTCCTGAAAACCTGAATTACCTTATTACAACAGCTGTGATTATTACCATCCGTACCGTATCCATTAAATGGAACCTGTCGTTGCCCAAGATGAAAAAGGTATAG
- a CDS encoding Mrp/NBP35 family ATP-binding protein, with protein MSINKEQVKSALSQVLHPEEQRDLISLDMVQDVIVQDKYISFTLEFPEKNEGLEKQLSQKCEEAIQKFVDKEAIVDIQAAVNLSKKREMEASKPGQQQEQQQEILPGVKNIIAVASGKGGVGKSTVAVNIAAALAKKGEKVGLMDTDIYGPSIPTMFNIHDRPNITTQKKLVPHEKFGIKLVSMGFLVDVDQAMVWRGPMATSAVKQFMTDVEWGELDYLILDLPPGTGDIQLTIVQTVPLTGAVIVSTPQTVALDDARKGVAMFKKVNVPVLGMVENMAYFTPPDMPDKKYYIFGKGGAAHLAQEMNVPVLAEIPLQQTLREGGDSGKPIVLEDSESPAATALMEATGNMQQQLALRNKEQSPTKKVDIKFRP; from the coding sequence ATGTCTATCAACAAAGAGCAGGTTAAATCGGCACTCAGCCAGGTTTTACACCCCGAAGAACAACGCGACCTCATTTCCCTGGATATGGTTCAGGATGTCATTGTTCAGGATAAATACATTTCCTTTACGCTGGAATTTCCCGAAAAAAATGAAGGACTGGAAAAGCAATTATCACAGAAATGTGAAGAAGCTATCCAGAAGTTCGTAGACAAAGAGGCGATAGTTGATATTCAGGCGGCAGTAAATCTTTCCAAAAAGCGCGAGATGGAAGCCTCCAAACCCGGTCAGCAGCAGGAACAACAGCAGGAAATCTTGCCCGGTGTGAAAAATATCATCGCGGTGGCCTCCGGAAAAGGCGGAGTAGGAAAATCTACCGTAGCCGTGAACATTGCTGCGGCATTGGCCAAAAAAGGAGAAAAAGTCGGGCTGATGGATACCGACATTTATGGCCCCAGCATTCCCACTATGTTTAATATTCATGACCGGCCGAATATCACCACGCAGAAGAAATTGGTTCCGCATGAGAAGTTTGGCATTAAGCTGGTTTCGATGGGCTTTTTGGTAGATGTAGACCAGGCTATGGTATGGCGCGGGCCAATGGCTACCAGCGCGGTTAAGCAGTTTATGACCGATGTGGAATGGGGCGAACTCGATTACCTGATTCTGGATTTGCCTCCGGGAACCGGCGATATTCAGCTTACCATTGTACAAACTGTGCCGTTAACCGGAGCTGTCATTGTTTCTACTCCGCAAACAGTTGCCCTTGATGATGCCCGCAAAGGCGTGGCTATGTTCAAGAAAGTGAACGTGCCTGTTTTAGGGATGGTCGAAAACATGGCCTATTTCACACCACCAGACATGCCGGATAAGAAATACTATATTTTTGGCAAGGGTGGCGCTGCCCATCTGGCTCAAGAAATGAACGTGCCGGTATTGGCTGAAATACCGCTTCAGCAAACCCTGCGCGAAGGTGGTGACTCCGGAAAACCCATTGTACTGGAAGACAGTGAATCCCCAGCGGCAACCGCATTGATGGAAGCCACCGGGAATATGCAACAGCAGCTGGCACTCCGGAATAAAGAGCAGTCACCGACTAAGAAGGTAGACATTAAGTTCAGGCCTTAA
- a CDS encoding M23 family metallopeptidase, protein MRYTLFLFFGALLIVGCKDFGMNSRSVVEEFKSEGEYALPNQVNVSWWEGGTNGQNLNKMSVSSLSREKVEKLYQLLEEYSSKKKTEYVAFLSKKKEKSNGKVKFKYRYFKLKPHQKDLEAARGEKTFYYHIYVDPADNEIYQILAVIIPNTEEQIASVKEWGGKLNGNSSGRNSSNSKNKILTCTYEETLSWEPLCGCFSIGTVEVCAPADDAIDDGGSGGTGGGCYYSGGDCDEAPYNPPGGSHDDPDQEVCPTGQVEDADGNCIDGEVPCVGNPVKNPRIAEQTNSGIEGGRFGNTRNRPKPHLGIDIKNDVGSPFFSMYSGTVVSTGHDPEELGYWVTVQISVDGEYYTIQYNHLKKNGRPGKNTQVNPGDVIGIQGLSGNLERAIFKDYTDDPHTHIVARKRISNGWNLEDDYSDEINPEQIITTKFDNNGNPVAGTDC, encoded by the coding sequence ATGAGATATACGTTGTTTTTATTTTTTGGGGCGCTTTTAATTGTTGGTTGTAAAGATTTTGGGATGAATTCAAGATCAGTTGTTGAGGAATTCAAAAGTGAGGGTGAGTATGCTTTACCTAATCAGGTCAATGTCTCTTGGTGGGAAGGTGGCACAAATGGCCAAAATCTTAATAAGATGAGTGTCTCATCATTAAGCCGGGAAAAGGTAGAGAAGTTATATCAGCTTTTAGAAGAATATAGTTCAAAAAAGAAAACGGAGTACGTAGCGTTTTTAAGTAAAAAGAAGGAAAAAAGTAACGGTAAAGTAAAGTTTAAGTATCGTTACTTTAAGCTTAAGCCTCATCAAAAAGATCTTGAAGCAGCGAGGGGAGAGAAAACTTTTTATTATCACATTTACGTTGACCCGGCTGATAATGAAATTTACCAAATATTAGCAGTTATTATTCCTAATACAGAAGAGCAGATAGCCAGCGTTAAAGAATGGGGTGGTAAATTAAATGGCAACAGCTCGGGGCGAAATTCATCGAATAGTAAGAATAAAATATTAACATGCACGTATGAAGAAACGTTGAGTTGGGAGCCATTATGTGGCTGTTTTAGTATAGGTACCGTTGAAGTATGCGCCCCCGCCGACGATGCCATAGATGACGGTGGGTCTGGAGGTACTGGTGGAGGATGTTATTATTCGGGAGGAGATTGTGACGAAGCCCCTTATAACCCACCGGGAGGAAGCCATGATGACCCCGACCAGGAAGTTTGTCCCACCGGACAGGTTGAAGACGCAGATGGAAATTGCATTGATGGCGAAGTACCTTGTGTGGGGAATCCTGTCAAAAATCCTAGAATTGCTGAGCAAACTAATAGTGGCATTGAAGGGGGTAGGTTTGGAAATACACGAAACAGACCAAAACCCCATTTGGGAATTGATATAAAAAATGATGTGGGAAGTCCATTTTTTAGTATGTATAGCGGTACCGTAGTAAGTACTGGACATGACCCAGAAGAATTAGGTTACTGGGTGACAGTTCAAATATCTGTTGATGGAGAATATTACACAATTCAATATAATCACTTGAAAAAGAATGGTAGACCTGGAAAAAACACACAAGTTAATCCTGGAGACGTGATCGGAATTCAAGGGTTAAGTGGAAATTTGGAACGTGCTATTTTCAAAGATTATACAGATGACCCTCATACCCACATTGTGGCAAGGAAACGGATAAGTAACGGCTGGAATTTAGAAGATGACTACAGCGATGAAATCAATCCCGAACAAATAATAACAACAAAATTTGACAATAATGGGAATCCAGTTGCCGGGACTGATTGCTAA
- the gcvT gene encoding glycine cleavage system aminomethyltransferase GcvT, with product MSKKTPFYSIHEKAGAKLVDFAGYQMPVQYAGIKSEHTAVREAAGIFDVSHMGEFFISGPEALDLIQKVTVNDAAKLVEGKAQYTCMCYEDGGIVDDLIVYKLFDDAGYIVVVNASNIEKDFEWITKNNTFDANVHNQSDDTCLLAVQGPKSVETLQKLTDLNLSDIGFYSYKMGSLAGMEHVVFSATGYTGEKGFELYFDKSHADPEKVWNAIMEAGEEFGIEPCGLGARDTLRLEMGYALYGNDITKDTHPLEARLGWITKFEKGDFIGKEALLKKKEEGLNRRLVGFIVEGERNIPRQGYEIQNDAGEAIGEVTSGTMSITLGKGIGMGYVAKEYADEGTKIQISIRKKTATATVTRPPFIKN from the coding sequence ATGTCCAAAAAGACACCATTCTATTCCATTCATGAAAAAGCCGGCGCAAAGCTAGTCGACTTCGCCGGGTATCAGATGCCGGTTCAATATGCAGGAATAAAAAGCGAACATACCGCCGTTCGTGAGGCAGCCGGCATATTCGATGTGTCGCATATGGGTGAATTTTTCATCAGCGGCCCGGAAGCACTGGACCTCATTCAAAAAGTGACGGTTAACGATGCGGCTAAACTTGTGGAAGGAAAGGCCCAATATACCTGCATGTGTTACGAAGACGGGGGCATTGTGGACGACCTGATTGTGTACAAGCTGTTTGATGATGCAGGTTATATTGTGGTTGTAAATGCATCTAATATTGAAAAGGATTTTGAGTGGATTACCAAAAACAACACGTTTGATGCCAACGTCCACAACCAGTCTGACGATACCTGCTTACTGGCAGTTCAGGGGCCAAAATCGGTGGAGACGCTCCAAAAGCTAACGGATTTGAATTTGAGCGACATCGGGTTTTATTCCTATAAAATGGGAAGCCTTGCCGGCATGGAGCATGTGGTATTTTCTGCTACCGGATATACGGGAGAAAAAGGCTTTGAGCTGTATTTTGACAAAAGTCATGCCGACCCTGAAAAAGTCTGGAATGCCATCATGGAAGCCGGCGAAGAATTCGGCATTGAGCCTTGCGGGTTGGGTGCCCGCGACACCCTTCGGCTGGAAATGGGCTATGCACTGTACGGTAACGACATCACCAAAGACACTCACCCCCTGGAAGCCCGATTAGGCTGGATTACGAAATTTGAGAAGGGTGATTTTATTGGAAAGGAAGCTCTCCTCAAGAAAAAAGAAGAAGGCTTAAACCGTCGGTTGGTAGGCTTTATAGTTGAAGGGGAACGCAATATTCCTCGCCAGGGCTATGAGATCCAAAACGATGCGGGAGAAGCCATTGGAGAAGTAACCAGTGGAACAATGTCGATTACTTTAGGTAAAGGTATAGGTATGGGATACGTTGCTAAAGAGTACGCGGATGAAGGAACAAAAATTCAGATAAGTATCCGCAAAAAGACGGCCACCGCAACGGTTACCCGGCCACCATTCATCAAAAATTAA
- a CDS encoding 2-phosphosulfolactate phosphatase: protein MPEINYIDVFFSVQAFQEEELRGKTAVIIDVLRASSSITTALSNGAKKIIPVADMSDAMKIANTMDQKDFLLCGEKNGTKIEGYHLGNSPAEYEPDVVKGKTLIFNTTNGTKAIKKASLANQIYVGTFLNQQSILNALKEHDDEVVLVCSGWQGRLSIEDTLFAGSLLHTITGGELPDSAKDGAKVAFGLFQKFGDDLEGAISKSDHAKRLAELVPNGDIEFCCKVNEFDVLPGMRDGILTNLNG, encoded by the coding sequence ATGCCAGAGATTAATTATATCGACGTTTTCTTTTCCGTTCAGGCTTTTCAGGAAGAAGAGCTGCGCGGGAAAACTGCGGTTATTATCGACGTTTTGAGAGCGTCTTCATCCATCACAACTGCACTGAGTAACGGAGCAAAGAAAATCATCCCCGTAGCAGATATGAGTGATGCCATGAAGATCGCCAATACCATGGATCAAAAAGACTTTCTGCTGTGTGGCGAGAAAAACGGAACCAAAATTGAAGGATATCACCTTGGGAATTCCCCCGCTGAATATGAACCTGATGTGGTAAAAGGGAAAACCCTGATATTCAACACCACCAATGGCACCAAGGCCATCAAAAAAGCTTCCCTGGCTAACCAGATTTATGTGGGTACTTTTCTGAATCAGCAGAGCATACTTAATGCACTCAAAGAACATGATGACGAAGTGGTTCTCGTTTGTTCCGGCTGGCAGGGGCGCCTTTCCATTGAAGACACTTTATTTGCCGGTTCACTCCTGCACACTATAACCGGTGGAGAGCTACCCGACTCGGCCAAAGACGGAGCCAAAGTAGCATTTGGTCTTTTCCAAAAATTTGGGGATGATTTAGAAGGAGCTATCAGTAAAAGTGATCATGCAAAAAGATTGGCTGAACTGGTTCCAAATGGCGATATTGAATTCTGTTGCAAAGTAAATGAATTTGATGTGCTTCCCGGCATGCGGGATGGCATCCTGACCAATTTGAATGGCTAA
- a CDS encoding DNA translocase FtsK, with translation MAKNNLNTSTTTGLDSNRKVEIIGIIVMSIAILLGLSIISYNPEDYQYAKSISFLDLFNPDASSRLVKNWLGPVGAYLSHYLVHSLFGYTSIILALITGYHGWHTFRRRDFKELGWLTVLSIWGMVLLSTFIGWLSTNADFPADSIWSGSAGIAISQVLQNITGIGSIFILSVLLIVTLLMFVDRDLQKTIDSVKIWMDNLRDKLEDWRAERQLRKEQKAKEREERIAAKKAAKEEKKAQQTAEKEERASSTSKDDDELEKKEIAEPQDDKEPVKPAPSIDELVEKSEEEERKQREKEQKEVKTLDTRQRASLEKEEVVDEEENDLEVSVFVGKGEEEADEKDLDKQNREKAKEVPVIKYKFPKVDLLDSPPNEGNEVDLEEIKENKRIILDKLKRHKIEIVGINAIVGPTVTLYELEPAPDVKISKIESYSNDLKMATASKGLRMLSPIPGKSAVGIEVPNSTRETVYIKQVINTKKFVETNFVLPVAFGKTIENEVFMIDLTKMPHLLIAGATGSGKSVGINTIITCLLYKCHPDNLKFVMIDPKKIELSLYRNIQNHFLAMLPDADEPIVTDTTKAQETLESLCKEMDDRYDLLKMAMVRDIKSYNEKYATGELDEELGHRHLPYIVVIIDELADLMMTAGKQIEEPIARLAQLARAIGIHLVVATQRPSVNVITGTIKANFPARIAYQVASKVDSRTILDQGGADQLIGMGDMLFNNGTGLVRIQNAFVSTEEVDKINSFIGQQAGYKEPFHLPIIKEDVADIPDPLDDIDEYFEAAAKLVILHQQGSVSLLQRKLKIGYNRAGRIIDQLFNAGIVGPYQGSTARDVLIQDEEELQELLDNLDEYD, from the coding sequence ATGGCTAAAAATAACTTAAATACATCTACAACTACGGGGCTGGATTCTAACCGTAAAGTCGAAATTATTGGCATTATCGTAATGTCGATAGCGATTTTACTCGGGTTGAGTATCATTTCCTACAACCCGGAAGACTACCAGTATGCAAAAAGCATCTCCTTTTTGGATTTATTCAATCCCGATGCTTCGTCCAGACTGGTGAAAAACTGGCTGGGTCCGGTAGGGGCATATCTATCTCATTATCTGGTTCACAGTTTATTTGGTTACACCAGTATTATTCTCGCACTTATTACCGGCTATCATGGCTGGCACACCTTTCGCCGCCGCGACTTTAAAGAACTTGGATGGCTGACCGTACTTTCCATTTGGGGGATGGTATTGCTTTCTACCTTTATAGGATGGCTGAGCACCAATGCTGATTTCCCGGCTGACTCGATTTGGAGTGGATCGGCTGGCATTGCCATTTCTCAGGTTCTTCAAAACATTACCGGGATTGGCTCTATTTTCATTTTATCTGTGCTGCTGATTGTCACCTTGCTGATGTTTGTAGATCGTGATCTGCAAAAAACCATCGACAGCGTGAAAATCTGGATGGATAATCTGCGGGATAAATTAGAAGACTGGCGAGCCGAACGACAACTCCGTAAGGAGCAAAAAGCCAAAGAACGTGAAGAGCGTATTGCAGCCAAAAAAGCAGCTAAGGAAGAAAAAAAGGCACAACAAACAGCTGAAAAAGAAGAAAGAGCATCTTCTACATCCAAAGATGACGATGAGCTCGAGAAAAAAGAAATCGCTGAACCTCAGGACGACAAAGAACCTGTAAAACCAGCTCCCTCCATCGATGAGTTGGTGGAGAAGTCGGAAGAGGAAGAGCGCAAGCAGCGTGAGAAAGAGCAGAAGGAAGTTAAGACACTGGATACCCGTCAGCGTGCTTCGCTTGAAAAAGAGGAAGTGGTTGATGAGGAAGAAAACGACCTGGAAGTTTCCGTTTTTGTTGGGAAAGGGGAAGAAGAAGCCGATGAAAAAGATCTTGATAAACAGAATCGGGAAAAAGCCAAGGAAGTCCCCGTTATCAAGTACAAGTTTCCTAAAGTAGATCTGCTTGATTCTCCACCTAACGAGGGTAACGAAGTGGACCTGGAGGAAATTAAAGAGAACAAGCGGATCATCCTTGATAAACTGAAGCGCCACAAAATTGAGATTGTGGGCATCAATGCTATTGTCGGACCTACAGTTACACTTTATGAACTGGAGCCGGCTCCTGATGTGAAAATCTCCAAGATAGAAAGCTATTCCAATGACCTGAAGATGGCCACTGCTTCCAAAGGTTTGCGTATGCTTTCTCCTATCCCAGGTAAATCAGCTGTGGGTATTGAGGTTCCAAATAGTACGCGTGAAACGGTGTACATCAAGCAAGTGATTAACACCAAGAAATTTGTAGAAACGAACTTTGTGCTTCCGGTAGCCTTTGGTAAGACCATTGAGAACGAAGTTTTTATGATCGACCTTACCAAAATGCCTCACCTGCTGATTGCCGGTGCTACCGGTTCAGGTAAGTCGGTGGGTATTAATACGATTATTACCTGTTTGTTGTATAAATGCCATCCGGACAACCTGAAGTTTGTAATGATTGATCCGAAGAAGATTGAACTTTCTCTCTATCGGAATATTCAGAATCACTTTTTGGCGATGCTGCCTGATGCCGACGAGCCTATCGTAACGGATACTACCAAGGCTCAGGAAACGTTGGAAAGCTTGTGTAAGGAAATGGATGATCGTTATGACCTGCTTAAAATGGCTATGGTCCGCGATATTAAATCTTACAATGAAAAATATGCAACCGGTGAACTGGACGAAGAGTTGGGACACAGGCATTTACCATACATTGTAGTGATTATCGATGAGCTCGCTGACCTGATGATGACCGCCGGTAAGCAGATTGAAGAGCCCATTGCCCGACTCGCGCAGCTGGCTAGAGCAATTGGTATTCACTTGGTAGTGGCAACCCAGCGACCATCTGTTAACGTAATTACCGGTACCATTAAGGCTAACTTCCCGGCACGAATTGCCTATCAAGTAGCCTCCAAGGTTGACTCCAGAACGATCCTTGATCAGGGCGGAGCAGACCAACTGATTGGCATGGGAGATATGTTGTTTAACAATGGCACCGGGCTGGTTCGTATTCAGAATGCCTTCGTTTCAACCGAAGAAGTAGATAAAATAAACTCTTTCATAGGTCAGCAAGCCGGATACAAGGAACCTTTCCATCTTCCTATCATTAAAGAAGATGTAGCAGATATTCCGGACCCGCTGGATGATATCGACGAGTATTTTGAAGCTGCGGCCAAGCTTGTGATTTTACATCAGCAGGGATCGGTTTCATTACTACAGCGTAAACTGAAAATCGGCTATAACCGCGCCGGACGAATTATAGATCAATTATTTAATGCAGGAATTGTTGGACCATATCAGGGTAGCACCGCACGGGATGTTCTCATTCAGGACGAAGAAGAATTGCAGGAATTATTGGACAATCTCGATGAGTATGATTAA
- a CDS encoding outer membrane lipoprotein carrier protein LolA — protein MIKSLSRRLSLLFLLLVLCSGSLFAQTPQFNQLKEKFDEGQVFRAMFNQTFTDSYTGEVTQSEGQIWLDKVRYKLEADGQVVVVDGETSKVYDPSRNRVIIDTYNADEDDFAPSRMLSGIDTTYTVSEEKMGSQTKINLVSNDDFAVFIRVEIMIDAEFRPVEIKAWDISDNEIVTTFTNGTFLTPENGLFQLEYPGDAEVVDMRY, from the coding sequence ATGATTAAGTCCCTTTCCCGCAGGTTATCTCTTTTATTCCTGCTTTTAGTTCTCTGTTCTGGTTCTCTTTTTGCTCAGACCCCACAATTCAACCAGCTTAAAGAAAAGTTTGATGAAGGCCAGGTTTTTCGGGCCATGTTCAATCAAACGTTTACAGATTCCTACACCGGGGAAGTGACCCAAAGCGAAGGGCAAATCTGGCTCGATAAAGTTCGCTACAAACTCGAAGCCGATGGGCAGGTTGTAGTTGTTGACGGAGAAACATCCAAGGTCTACGATCCTTCCCGAAACCGCGTTATTATCGATACTTACAATGCAGATGAAGATGATTTTGCACCCTCCAGAATGTTAAGTGGAATCGATACAACTTATACCGTCTCTGAAGAGAAAATGGGTAGTCAGACCAAAATCAACCTGGTATCAAATGACGATTTCGCTGTTTTTATCCGGGTTGAAATTATGATTGATGCTGAGTTTCGTCCGGTTGAAATAAAGGCCTGGGATATTTCAGATAATGAAATTGTAACCACCTTTACCAACGGAACTTTTCTGACACCAGAAAACGGCCTTTTCCAGCTTGAGTATCCCGGGGATGCTGAAGTCGTAGACATGAGATACTGA
- a CDS encoding lysylphosphatidylglycerol synthase transmembrane domain-containing protein — protein sequence MQTKKILKIVASVLLGALFLWLAFREVEFAEVVESARGMSWSWIVPFAATTLFAHFIRALRWEMLFTNKEKTPTKTTLFTGVMFGYLVNIPLPRVGEVARPVYVARQVDESNSKIIGTIVLERVVDLLGMLLLMAFVVVFLVADPQVLSRLFGVDITSSETQLNFILTLGKYGLFAALGLGALLWLFKKAEEKTEGKIADFVHRIQKIIRTFVDGLLAIKELKNWPLFIFYSLLIWAFYITMTYIGFWMFDMQNVYDLGITEAVVLTVVSAVGISIPTPGGVGTYHLFITKTLLILYAVPEATGLAYATIAHAATLVIIITSTPIMLAIDKFLMTKKGTGEI from the coding sequence ATGCAGACTAAAAAGATTTTAAAAATTGTAGCAAGTGTTCTTCTCGGGGCACTTTTTCTTTGGCTGGCTTTTAGAGAAGTTGAATTTGCCGAGGTCGTTGAATCGGCGCGGGGCATGTCATGGTCCTGGATAGTACCTTTTGCTGCAACTACACTTTTTGCTCACTTTATTCGGGCATTGAGATGGGAGATGCTTTTCACCAATAAAGAAAAAACTCCTACTAAAACCACCCTGTTTACCGGAGTTATGTTTGGTTATTTGGTAAATATACCTCTGCCGCGAGTCGGTGAAGTAGCCCGGCCTGTTTACGTAGCCCGTCAGGTTGATGAAAGCAACAGCAAGATTATCGGCACCATTGTACTGGAGCGCGTGGTTGACCTGCTGGGGATGTTGCTGCTGATGGCTTTCGTTGTAGTATTTTTAGTAGCCGATCCACAGGTACTTTCACGCTTATTTGGGGTTGACATCACCAGCTCTGAAACACAGCTCAACTTTATTCTCACCCTTGGGAAATATGGTTTGTTTGCCGCTTTAGGATTAGGTGCTCTCCTTTGGCTTTTCAAAAAAGCGGAAGAAAAGACAGAAGGTAAAATTGCCGACTTTGTACATAGGATTCAGAAAATTATCCGGACTTTTGTAGATGGGCTGCTGGCCATCAAAGAGCTCAAAAACTGGCCATTATTCATCTTTTATTCTCTGCTGATTTGGGCTTTCTACATTACCATGACATACATTGGATTCTGGATGTTTGATATGCAGAATGTCTATGACCTGGGAATCACAGAAGCCGTCGTGCTGACGGTTGTTAGTGCTGTGGGAATTTCCATTCCTACCCCAGGCGGTGTAGGAACCTATCATCTTTTCATCACCAAGACACTACTTATCTTGTATGCGGTTCCTGAGGCTACCGGACTTGCCTACGCAACTATTGCCCACGCGGCTACTCTTGTCATAATTATTACCAGTACGCCTATTATGCTGGCCATTGACAAATTCTTGATGACGAAAAAAGGGACCGGGGAAATCTAA